In one Stenotrophomonas maltophilia genomic region, the following are encoded:
- a CDS encoding response regulator, translated as METENPMHRLLIVDDDNDIRTLLAEQLGRAGYQVSTAADGTSMRQLLEREHVDLIVLDLNLPREDGLTLCRDLRARSNTPVIMLTARAEPIDRVLGLEMGADDYLAKPFEPRELLARIRNVLRRTEALPANLEPLAVRRARFSRWVFDLEHRHLVDPDGRVVVLSGAEFRLLRVFIAHANKVLSREQLVALSSGRNYEAQDRAIDLQVSRLRNKLGDDGGPDGLIKTVRNEGYVLASAVNLE; from the coding sequence ATGGAGACTGAAAACCCGATGCATCGACTGCTGATCGTCGACGACGACAACGACATCCGCACCCTGCTGGCCGAGCAGCTCGGCCGCGCCGGCTACCAGGTCAGCACGGCGGCCGACGGCACCAGCATGCGCCAGCTGCTGGAGCGCGAACACGTGGACCTGATCGTGCTCGACCTCAACCTGCCGCGCGAGGATGGCCTGACCCTGTGCCGTGACCTGCGGGCACGCTCGAACACGCCGGTGATCATGCTGACCGCCCGCGCGGAACCGATCGATCGCGTGCTGGGCCTGGAAATGGGCGCCGATGACTATCTGGCCAAGCCGTTCGAGCCGCGCGAGCTGCTGGCGCGCATCCGCAACGTGCTGCGCCGTACCGAAGCCCTGCCGGCCAATCTGGAGCCACTGGCGGTGCGCCGTGCACGATTCTCGCGCTGGGTGTTCGATCTGGAGCACCGCCACCTGGTCGATCCGGATGGGCGCGTGGTGGTGCTGTCCGGCGCGGAGTTCCGCTTGCTGCGGGTATTCATCGCACATGCCAACAAGGTCCTGTCGCGTGAGCAGCTGGTCGCGCTCAGCAGCGGCCGCAACTATGAGGCGCAGGATCGCGCGATCGATCTGCAGGTCAGCCGCCTGCGCAACAAGCTGGGTGACGATGGCGGTCCCGATGGGCTGATCAAGACCGTGCGCAACGAAGGCTATGTCCTCGCCTCGGCCGTCAACCTGGAATAA
- a CDS encoding MacB family efflux pump subunit yields the protein MSTTAPLLRLRDLRREFPAGDDVIAVLRDVNLDIHAGEMVAIVGQSGSGKSTLMNILGCLDRPTRGSYQVAGRETGRMQPDELAELRRGHFGFIFQRYHLLGDLDARGNVEVPAVYAGSPGPVRNARAEQLLQRLGLGDRMHHKPGQLSGGQQQRVSIARALMNGGEVILADEPTGALDTKSGEEVMAILGELHAEGHTIIIVTHDMSVAEHAQRIIEIRDGEIIADRANPDAPSYRARREASTGVAHGNSWRAARDRFTEAFRMALLAMNAHRLRTFLTMLGIIIGIASVVSVVALGNGSQQQILQNISALGTNTIDVYPGRGFGDMRSARVQTLKASDADALSRQSYVDSATPSVSTSVTARYRNQSSTAQVSGVGEQFFRVKGVTLLSGSFFDADAVRGLAQVAIIDENTQTQFFPGVDPVGQVILLGNVPVRVVGVAKRQSFGFGGSTSLSVWVPYTTVMSRMLGQSHVSSITVRVDDATPMDAAQEAITRLLTMRHGTEDFFLSNSAEIRETIEQTTRTMTLLIGAIAAIALLVGGIGVMNIMLVSVTERTREIGVRMAVGARQSDIRQQFLIEAVLVCLLGGLLGVGLALLLGSMIGRFASDFQVLFSTASIIAAFACSTLIGVGFGFLPARNAAQLDPVEALARE from the coding sequence ATGAGCACGACGGCGCCGTTGCTGCGCCTGCGTGACCTGCGACGCGAGTTCCCGGCCGGCGACGACGTCATTGCCGTGCTGCGCGACGTCAACCTGGACATCCACGCCGGCGAAATGGTCGCCATCGTCGGCCAGTCCGGTTCGGGCAAGTCCACCCTGATGAACATCCTCGGCTGCCTGGATCGCCCCACCCGGGGCAGCTACCAGGTGGCCGGCCGCGAAACCGGCCGGATGCAGCCGGACGAGCTGGCCGAACTGCGGCGCGGGCATTTCGGCTTCATCTTCCAGCGCTACCACCTGCTCGGTGACCTGGATGCACGCGGCAACGTGGAAGTGCCGGCGGTATACGCGGGCAGCCCCGGCCCGGTACGCAACGCGCGGGCCGAGCAGCTGCTGCAACGGCTCGGCCTGGGCGACCGCATGCATCACAAGCCGGGCCAGCTGTCCGGTGGCCAGCAGCAGCGTGTGTCGATCGCGCGTGCATTGATGAACGGCGGGGAGGTGATCCTGGCCGATGAACCCACCGGCGCCCTGGATACGAAATCCGGCGAAGAGGTGATGGCAATCCTGGGCGAGCTGCATGCCGAGGGACATACCATCATCATCGTCACCCACGACATGAGCGTGGCCGAGCATGCCCAGCGCATCATCGAGATCCGCGATGGCGAGATCATCGCCGACCGCGCCAATCCTGATGCGCCGTCCTACCGCGCGCGACGCGAGGCCAGCACCGGTGTTGCCCACGGCAACAGCTGGCGCGCAGCGCGCGACCGCTTCACCGAAGCGTTCCGCATGGCCCTGCTGGCGATGAACGCGCATCGCCTGCGCACGTTCCTGACCATGCTCGGCATCATCATCGGCATTGCTTCGGTGGTCTCGGTGGTCGCGCTCGGCAACGGCTCGCAGCAGCAGATCCTGCAGAACATCAGCGCGCTGGGAACCAACACCATCGATGTGTATCCCGGCCGCGGTTTCGGCGACATGCGCTCTGCACGGGTACAGACGCTCAAGGCCAGCGATGCCGATGCGCTCTCACGGCAGAGCTACGTGGACAGCGCCACGCCCAGCGTGTCGACCTCGGTCACCGCGCGTTACCGCAACCAGTCCTCCACCGCCCAGGTCAGCGGCGTTGGCGAGCAGTTCTTCCGGGTCAAGGGCGTGACCCTGCTCAGTGGCAGCTTCTTCGATGCCGATGCGGTGCGAGGGCTGGCCCAGGTCGCGATCATCGACGAGAACACCCAGACCCAGTTCTTCCCCGGCGTCGATCCAGTCGGCCAGGTCATCCTGCTCGGCAACGTGCCGGTGCGGGTGGTCGGTGTCGCCAAGCGGCAGAGCTTCGGTTTTGGTGGCAGCACCAGTCTCAGCGTCTGGGTGCCGTACACGACCGTGATGTCGCGCATGCTGGGCCAGAGTCACGTCTCCAGCATCACCGTGCGCGTGGATGACGCCACGCCGATGGACGCCGCGCAGGAGGCGATCACCCGCCTGCTGACGATGCGCCATGGTACCGAGGACTTCTTCCTAAGCAACAGCGCCGAAATCCGCGAGACCATCGAGCAGACCACACGCACGATGACCCTGCTGATCGGCGCGATCGCCGCCATCGCACTGCTGGTTGGAGGCATCGGCGTGATGAACATCATGCTGGTGTCGGTCACCGAGCGGACCCGCGAGATCGGTGTGCGCATGGCCGTGGGTGCCCGGCAGAGTGACATCCGCCAGCAGTTCCTGATCGAGGCGGTGCTGGTGTGCCTGCTCGGAGGCCTGCTCGGCGTCGGCCTGGCGCTGCTGCTGGGCTCGATGATCGGACGTTTCGCCAGCGACTTCCAGGTGCTGTTCTCCACCGCTTCGATCATCGCCGCATTTGCCTGTTCCACCCTGATCGGCGTGGGCTTCGGCTTCCTTCCCGCGCGCAATGCCGCGCAGCTCGACCCGGTGGAGGCCCTGGCCCGCGAATGA
- a CDS encoding efflux RND transporter periplasmic adaptor subunit — protein sequence MIRRLLPATRRGRLMLAALLVLIAAVAAWWLLRKPAAPALATTPVGRGDIEQTVEATGVIDAYKLVSVGAQASGQIKSLKVQLGDTVKEGDLIAEIDATTQQNQVLNAQASLDQVIAQRAVQQATLRQAELEFARQQQMLAAEATSRQEYDAAEAQLKTARAQLQSYEAQIKGRETELGTARANLAYTRITAPMDGTVVAVVAEEGRTVNANQTAPTIVMLARLDVVTVNAEVSEADVVKIKAGMPVYFTTLGDPDRKYHATLRQINPAPASIANESSSSSSSSSSSSSSSAVYYNALFDVENPDGTLRIDMTAQVSVLLKQAKGVLMVPAVALGPKTRDGERVVRVVDDRGQPQPRKVKVGINNGASAEILSGLQEGERVVVGEASAAAASAGGGNRGGMQMRVGGPGMGPRR from the coding sequence GTGATCCGCCGCCTGTTGCCCGCAACCCGCCGGGGCCGCCTGATGCTGGCCGCCCTGCTCGTCCTGATCGCTGCCGTGGCCGCCTGGTGGCTGCTGCGCAAGCCGGCCGCTCCGGCCCTGGCCACCACCCCCGTAGGCCGTGGCGACATCGAACAGACCGTTGAGGCGACCGGCGTGATCGACGCCTACAAGCTGGTCAGCGTAGGTGCGCAGGCCTCCGGCCAGATCAAATCGCTGAAGGTGCAGCTGGGCGATACGGTGAAGGAAGGCGACCTGATCGCCGAGATCGACGCCACCACCCAGCAGAACCAGGTGCTCAACGCACAGGCCTCGCTGGACCAGGTGATCGCGCAGCGGGCGGTGCAGCAGGCGACACTGCGCCAGGCCGAGCTGGAATTCGCACGCCAGCAGCAGATGCTGGCCGCCGAGGCCACCTCCCGCCAGGAGTACGATGCCGCCGAAGCACAGCTGAAAACCGCGCGCGCCCAGCTGCAGTCCTACGAGGCACAGATCAAGGGTCGCGAAACCGAGCTGGGTACCGCCCGGGCCAACCTGGCCTACACCCGGATCACCGCGCCGATGGACGGCACCGTGGTCGCCGTGGTGGCCGAGGAAGGCCGCACGGTGAACGCCAACCAGACCGCGCCGACCATCGTCATGCTGGCGCGCCTGGACGTGGTGACGGTCAATGCCGAGGTGTCCGAGGCGGACGTTGTGAAGATCAAGGCCGGCATGCCGGTGTACTTCACGACGCTGGGCGACCCGGACCGGAAGTATCACGCCACGCTGCGGCAGATCAATCCGGCACCGGCATCGATTGCCAATGAAAGCTCGTCCAGCTCCAGCAGCTCTTCCAGTTCCAGCTCCAGCAGCGCGGTGTACTACAACGCCCTGTTCGACGTGGAGAACCCGGACGGCACCCTGCGCATCGACATGACCGCGCAGGTGTCGGTCCTGCTCAAGCAGGCCAAGGGCGTGCTGATGGTACCGGCGGTGGCACTGGGGCCGAAGACCCGCGACGGCGAGCGCGTGGTACGGGTGGTGGATGATCGGGGCCAGCCACAACCGCGCAAGGTCAAGGTCGGCATCAACAACGGTGCATCGGCTGAAATCCTCTCAGGCCTGCAGGAGGGCGAACGCGTGGTGGTCGGCGAGGCCAGCGCCGCGGCAGCGTCTGCGGGCGGCGGCAACCGGGGAGGCATGCAGATGCGCGTCGGCGGCCCGGGCATGGGCCCGCGCCGATGA